The Pontibacter korlensis sequence TCTCTCTGCACATTTGCAATTCTCTACGAGAAGTACCAGTTTCTCATCTGTCACCTTCACATCTATCCGTATCCAGGCATCATGCGTTTCGGTGCTTACGCCGTGTTTGAAAGCATTTTCCACAAATGGCAGCAGCATCATAGGAGCGATCTGCTTACCCGCTATACTTCCGGTGGCAGAAAATTGCACCTCCACGCGCTCCCCATACCTTACCTGCTCCAGGGCGATGTAATTTTTAATATACTCCAGCTCCTTGTCCAGTGGTACCATGGCCGCATTGGCATCATGAAGCATGTAGTCCATCAGGCCCGACAGCTTCAGCACTACCTCCGGAGCTTTGTCAGACTTCTTCAGCGTAAGCGAGTAAAGGCTGTTAAGTGTGTTAAACAGGAAGTGTGGATGCACCTGTCCTTTCAGGAATTTTAGCTCTGCTTCCAGCTTGTCCTGTGTCAGGTTGCGTGCCGCCTGCTGATGGCTGTACCAATGCTTCAGGAGCGCAATAACCGCCGTAATGGCCACCACATAGTTGATGTTAACGATGTTCTTCACGAAACGCACCATGGTCAGGCTGTCTTCGGTACAGGTGGTAGGGCAGAAAATCGGATGGATAAGGAAGGGCAGCAGCACAAACTGCATCAAACCGGCAATTGCCCCCATCAGCAGCAGCAAGTACACAAAAAACTCCAGGTAACGCTTCTGCAGCAGATAACGAGGCATCAGGTAATACATGTTAAAGTATACCAGCCCCATTTTAAAAGGAAGCTCCACCAACTCCACCATAAACGCATTATAGTAGTCGTCGATGTAACTGCCATACAGCAGGCCGAAGAATACAACATACACCGTCCAGAAGGCCAGATGCAGCAGCATACGGTTCTGCGTAACGTTACGCACCTCAGGTAAACTCCAGGTGGCGCCGGTTTCAAACGTACTGACGGTACTCAACTTTACTTCCATGATACAAAGGTATACTTTCTGTTACAGCCCACTGCTTAACGTCCTATTGTTTTAGACCGATGGCGAGCTGCTGATGCTTAGCGGCAATTTATACCACCTCAACAGCTATCATCAACAGAATAGTTTATTTTCGAATCTGTTCTGTATTGAGCATTATATCAGAAAAAGTGGCAAACACATACAACTCTCTAGTGGAGCGGAACTTATTGATATTTAACCTCCCTTTCTAGCTGGCGCACAGCAACTTTCCATTCAACAACCACTATATCTACGCTTATTATCAAGTATTTAACTACGTTCATCGGCACTTTCACCAGCGCAAACTCCGCTAATACCAACAAAACAAGCTTAAGTATAATCGTTTTTCCAGTTTGTCTATAACACAAGCAACCTTCCTGCCTTCTTCTTTATCTTTATACTGCTACTCAGACACAAAAAAGTTATGGGCAGCAATGCATTACTACACCAAATCACATAAAACTATGAAAAAATTTATTGTTTCTGTACTGGCAGCGGTGCTGCTGGCAGTAGCCGCACCTGTCACCATGGCCCAAGAGCAGGGAGCAATTACCTCAGCTGAAGCAAATCTACTTCTCCGCAAAATTGCCGGTAACTGGCTGGTAAGCCACTATGCCTGGCAACCCGAAAGCAAAACCTACTACCAGGCTACGGGCAAGGCCAGCGTTAGCAACGCTCATCAAGGCAGCTACTTGCATGAGAAGACAGATGTCATGCAGCCAGATGGTTCTTACCGCCACCGCGAATGCTTCCTGGGGTATTCCCAAGCCAAATCCAGATTTGAGCTGATACAGGCAGATGAGCTTAGCAACAACACCACTTTACTGGTTGGGCAGTGGCACCCAGAGTACAACGCCATTACTTTAGCACCTGTAGACGGCCTGAAGAAAGGCGATGTGAACAGCCAAGAGTATGTGTACCTGTTCCTGCCAGAAGGAATGCTGCTCAAAATTGTCCGCACCATGGATGAGGAAGGCAATTATTTAATCCATAGCCAGGACTACTACGCACCGCAGCGCACAGCTGGCCTATAATTTAAAACAACAACCCTACTCTCCCCTGCCAGCAGTTATGAAACACTGTACTGGCAGGGGATTTCTTTTTAAAGCAGCTCCTTTTGAGGATCCCAGAAAAGCTTATCAAAGTTTACGACCTTATCATTCTCCACGCGTACTCCCTCCTGCTCCAGCCGCTCCTGCATGGCATTTGCACCCTCAAAGTGCTGCTTTCCCGTTAGCATGCCGTTTCGGTTCACAACCCGGTGTGTAGGCACCTGCGAAGCAGAAAAAGGGTGTGCTGCTATCAACGCCCATCCTACCATCCTGGCCGAGCCTTTTGCCCCCAAGTAGCTGGCAATGGCACCGTAAGAAGTAACTCGTCCCCGGGGTATCAGCTGCACCACCTCATATACATTCTGGAAGAAATTCTCCTTGCTATCTTTTTTTGCCATTTTAGGTCTTTACTGTTTAAACCTTCACTATTGTTTTCTGTCTTTTAAATAAGCCTGTTTGTAGCGTTTAATTTACGGTAACTTTTACAGTAGGCAATATTGGCTGTATATTTAAAGCTGCATCCTACTTCCGCCCCGTTACCACCAAGCTAATGTAACGGGTACTTTGAAATTTTAACCTGTGTTAAAACACAAATGAACAAAACCTTAAAAACTATTCTGATTCTTGTAGCCGTTACGGCCATAGGCTACTTTGTTTACAAGCAATTCCCGGCTGAACCAGAGAAGATCGCTAGAGCCGATGGTGGCGGAGGCCCAATGGCGCAGCAGGTAGCCGTGGATGTATACGTTGTTTCACCGAGTGCTTTCCAGAACAGGATTACCACTACAGGCACAGTATTGCCTAACGAGGACGTAGAGCTTCGCAGTGAGATTGCAGGACGAGTAACAGGTATAAATTTCGAGGAAGGTAGCCGTGTGCGTAAGGGCCAGTTGCTTTTAACCGTGAACGATGCCGATCTGCGCGCGCAGCTGCAAAAGCTGGAATCTAACCAAAAGTTGTACCGCGAGATGGAAGAACGCCAGCGCACCCTCCTGGAGAAGGAGTATATCAGTGCGCAGGAGTACGACCAGGTAAGCAATCAACTGGCTACCGCCACTGCCGACATACAGGCCCTGAAGGCTACAATGGCCAAAGCCTATGTTAGAGCTCCTTTTGACGGTGTAATTGGCCTGCGACAAGTGAGTGAAGGTAGCTATGTATCAGCCACCACGCCTATTGCCCGTATTGTGGACGTAAGCCCTGTAAAAATAGACTTTGCCATTCCGGGCCGTCACAGCCAGCAGGTAAAGCAAGGCGACAAAATCAGTTTCACGGTAGAAGGTAACCCGGAAACGTACCAGGCCTCCATCTACGCTATACAACCGAACATCGACCCTACTACCCGCACCCTTCAGATTCGTGCCCTCTTTGATAACAAAAACCAGGAGGTAAAACCAGGAGCCTTTGTTAACGTGAGCCTTGCCCTGAAAGAGTCTGACGATGCCATACTTATCCCGACAGAAGCCATCATCCCAGAGGCTACTGGTCATAAGATATACCTGGCCAAAAACGGGAAAGCAGTGCCAAAGATGGTTAAAATAGGGCAACGCTCAGAGACCCTGATCCAGATTATGGAGGGTGTCACACCAGGCGATACAATCATCCGCTCCGGTATCCTGCAAGTGCGGGATGGTTCTAAACTGAACATCCGTAAAGTGCAGTCTGCCGAGGAAGTATTGGCGACACCAAACACGACACAATCAGGAACAGAGGAAACAGCAGGATAAGAACGCTAACCAAGCGCTAAAAACGTTTATACCTTTGGCTAACAAGCTATTGCAGCAAAATACACAGGAGTAGCCAAATGGAACAGAGGACCAACATGAAGTAACCTACTGCACCTGCAGCATCAGATTAGAGGATAAGCAGGGGAAGACTGAAGCGATGCAGAAAACAAACTTACACACGCTCAACAAGAGGTCAGGAAACGGCTAAAAGAGTTTAGCACTTTTAAACCACATAGCTCCTGCACCAGAACACAGTAAAGACTATATGGCAAGTTTATCAAATATAAGTATCAGACGCCCCGTGCTGGCCATCGTGATGAGTATCACGATTATAGTTTTCGGCTTCATCGGCATTACGTACCTGGGCGTGCGGGAGTATCCAAGCGTAGACCCTCCTATTGTTAGTGTCCGGACTACCTACACGGGCGCCAATGCCGAAACCATTGAATCTGAAATTACAGAGCCGCTGGAGGAGTCCATAAACGGTATTGCAGGTATCAGAACCCTTACCTCTAGCAGTAGCGAGGGCAACAGTAACATTACCGTAGAGTTTAACCTGGATGTAGACCTGGAAACAGCTGCCAACGACGTGCGCGACCGTGTATCCAGAGCACAGCGCAGGCTGCCAGAGGATGCTGAGCCACCTACCGTGGAAAAGGCCGACGCCGACGCCAACCCTATCCTCTTCCTGGGTATCCGAAGTGAGGTGCGCTCGCTGCTGGAGCTCTCAGACATAGGCCTGAACGTGTTTAAGGAGCAGTTGCAGACTATTCCGGGCGTAAGTGAAATCATGATCTGGGGTGATAAGCGCTACGCAATGCGCCTGTGGATGGACCCGGTAAAACTTGCTGCCCTTCGTGTTACGCCCCTTGAGGTGCAAACTGCCCTGCAGCGACAGAACGTAGAGCTCCCATCAGGAAGTATAGAGGGTGCTACGACAGAGCTTTCTGTTAGAACCATGGGCCGTATCTCTACCCCTGAAGAATTCAACAACCTGATAATCAGACAGGATGCAGATCGCCTGATCCGCTTCCGCGACATTGGCCATGCTCAGCTATCTCCGGAAAACGAGAAAACTGTGCTACGCTACAATGGCATCCCCATGATCGGTGTGGTACTCGTTCCGCAGCCTGGCTCTAATCAGATTGAGATTGCAGATGAGTTTTATAGACGCCTCGAGCACATAAAGAAGGATATTCCGGAAGACCTTCAACTGACCATTGGCTTCGATAACTCACAGTACATTCGCGCCTCTATTGCCGAAGTACAGGAGACTATTTTTGTGGCCTTCGGCCTGGTGGTAGTAATAATCTTCCTGTTCCTGCGCGACTGGCGCTCTACACTGATTCCGGTTGTAGCCATTCCGGTGTCCCTGATCGGTGCCTTCTTTATCATGTACGTGATGGACTTCTCCATTAACGTACTGACACTGCTGGGTATCGTTCTGGCCATTGGTCTTGTGGTGGACGACGCCATCGTCATGCTGGAGAATATCTACACCCGTATAGAGGATGGCCAGGAGCCGATGAAGGCAGCAAAGAAAGGATCCGCCGAAATCTATTTCGCTATTATTTCCACCACGGTAGCACTGGCAGCAGTATTTATGCCGGTAGCTTTCCTGGAAGACACCACAGGTCGCCTTTTCCGTGAGTTTGGTATCGTAGTGGCTGGCTCAGTTATTATATCATCTTTTGTCTCTCTCACGCTGACACCTATGATGTCGTCGCGTATCCTGAAGCGCAGAGAAAGACCAAACTGGTTCTACCGTAAAACAGAACCGTTCTTCACCTCTCTTACCAACAGCTATCGCAGCAGCCTTGAGAGCTTTATGCGTGTGCGTTGGGTAGCGTTTATACTTATTGTGGTAGCAGGGGGCACCATCTGGTGGCAGATGTCTACGCTGCAATCTGAGCTGACACCTGAAGAGGACAGAAGCGGACTTCGTATTAACGCCACTGGTCCTGAGGGCGCCTCTTTCGAGTTTATGGATCAGTACATGAATGAGCTGACAGCACTAGTGAACGACTCGGTACAAGGCATCTCGAGCATCACTTCCATGACACGAAACTCGAACTCAGGCTTTATTCGCCTGCGTTTGGTATCTCCAGAGGAGCGTGATAAAACGCAGCAGCAGATTGTAGAGGGTTTACCTGCCCTGATCAACCAGATTCCGGGAGCCCGTGCCTTTGCCTCCGGCGATAAAGGCTTGGGTGGTGGTCGTGGTTCTGGCCAGCCTGTGCAGTTTGTGGTGCAGTCGCAAAATATGGAGAAGCTGCGCGAGATTATTCCGCCTTTCCTGGAGGCTGCACAGCAAGATCCGACCTTCAACTTTGTAGACGTAAACCTGAAGTTTAACAAACCGGAGCTGCGCGTTGAGATTGACCGTGAAAAAGCACAGTCGCTGGGTGTGAGCGTGCGCGATATTGCTCAGACCATGCAGCTGGGCCTGAGTGGCCAACGCTTCGGCTACTTTGTAAAAGGTGGTAAGCAGTACCAGATCCTTGGCCAGGTAGCGCGCGAAAACCGAAGTGAGCCGCTAGACCTGCGCAGCCTGTACGTTAAAAACAGTGCTGGGGAGCTAATTCAGCTAGATAACCTGATCGAGCTGAAAGAGGAAAGTGCATCGCCGCAAGTATACCGCTTTAACCGATTTGCCGCTGCCACTTTTAGTGCCTCACTAGCAAAAGGTAAAACCATAGGCGACGGTATAGAAGCAATGGATGCTATTGCCGATAAGGTGCTGGATGAGACTTTCCAGACTTCCCTTACTGGCCAGTCTAGAGACTTTTCTGAAAGCTCAGGCAGTTTGATGTTTGCCTTCCTGCTAGCCTTAGGTTTGATTTACCTGGCACTATCTGCCCAGTTCGAAAGCTTCCGCGACCCGGTCATCATCATGTTCACCGTACCGCTTGCCCTTTCTGGTGCATTGCTCAGTCTCTGGTTCTTCGACCAAACACTGAATATCTTTAGCCAGATTGGTATGATCATGCTGGTGGGTCTGGTAACGAAGAATGGTATCCTGCTGGTAGAGTTTGCCAACCAGCGCAAGGAAGAGGGCCTTACCAAGCTGGAGGCGGCCACTGATGCTGCTGTATCACGCTTCCGCCCCATCCTGATGACATCGCTCTCCACGATCCTGGGTACCCTGCCAATTGCCCTTGCACTAGGTACAGGTGCTGAGAGCCGTGTGCCAATGGGTATAGCCGTGGTAGGCGGTCTGATTCTGGCAACCGGACTTACACTTTACGTGATTCCGGCGGTGTACTCATATTTCTCATCTGCCGAAGCCAACGTGATACCAGGCAGCAACGACGATGAGCAGGAAGAGCAGCCTAAGAAGCAGCCAGCAGCCTATGCTCAGGTATAGTCTGCACCAGTAAAGGATTTTAGCCAAAGGATTTTAACGCGATAGAACAAGTATAAATGTTTTCATATAGAGCCGCGGCGCTTTTTATTATAGGACTAGCATTATTAATGCCGGGTAAGGCCTTGAGCCAGGAAAAGCTTTCATTGGAACAGGCCATCCGCATAGGTCTACAAAACAACTTCGACATACAGATTGCCACCAAACAGGAGGCTGTTGCGGAAAACAACGTTACCCTGGGTAATGCTGGGTTTTTGCCAGCTATAGATGGTAATGCCCGCCGCAACTTTAGCGAAAACAACTCAAGGCAAGAGTTTCAGACAGGGCCAGACCGAGTGCGCTCAGGGGCTAGCTCTAACAACATAGGTTACGGCGTAAACCTGAACTGGGTGGTTTTTGATGGTTTAGGAATGTTTATTAACCTGGAGCGCCTGAAAACACTGGAGAAATCAGGAGAGCTTTTCACAAAGCAGACGGTAGAAAACACCCTGGCCGATATAACAGCCAGCTACTATGAAGTGGCACGCCAGTCTTTTAAGATACGGGCCCTGCAGGATGCCATTGCCATTTCTGAAGCCCGCGTGGAGATTGCGCAGGCACAGTATGAGGTAGGCGTGAGTGCCAAAGTAGAGATTCTGCGGGCACAGGTAGATTACAATGCCGACAGATCGGAGCTACTGCTGCAGCAGGAATTGCTGCAAAATGCTAAAATCAACCTGAACCAGTTGCTTGGCCGCAGCCCCAATATCGACTTTGAGGTAACAGACAGTATTGTAGTAGACCCTTCGCTTAACTACAGTATAGCCAACAGCAATCTTTACGCTGCAAACCCTCTGTTGCAGCGCCTGCAGCTAGATCGCCAGCTGGCTCATCTTGACATCAGGGCCGTTCGCGCCAGCCGCTTCCCTACTGTTGGCTTTTCAAGTGCCTATAACTTTAGCCGCTCTGAGGCGGAGCCATTGAACGAGTTCCAGGCGCGCTTTAACCAGAACAGAGGATACAACTATGGCCTGACGTTAAGCGTGCCTATTTTTAACGGCTTTAACATCAACCGCCAGGCGCAGAACGCCCGCATAAACCTGGAGGCAGCTGACCTGGAGCTGAAGCGTGAAGAAAACCGCCTGCAGTCCGATCTTGCCCGTGCTTATAGCCAATACGCTAACCGCCTGCAGCTTCTGGAGCTGGAGGAAGTGAACGTGAAGCTAGCACAAGAAAACGCCGAGATCGCACTGGAACGATACAAGCTTGGACTTTTAACAGCCATTGAACTTAGAGAGGCACAGCGTAATGAGCTGGTAGCCTCGAACCGCCTGATCGATATCCAATACCAGGCTAAAACAGCAGAAGTAGAGCTAAAGCGCCTCACCAGCTCACTGGTACAGGAAGGCCAACTATAAGATAACTGACTTCATGTATTTAAGTATAAAAGTATAGCTACGGCTATACTTTTATACTTTTAGGCGGTACCTTCAGTACCCAACCAAAATACGATGGAGTTAGAGCTATTCCAGACACTCGGGATTTCGCTTGGCTTAGGACTGCTGGTGGGGCTGCAACGACAGCATGACCAATCAGAACTGGCAGGGATACGCACGTTTCCGCTCATCACCATGTTTGGCACTATCTCAGCCTATCTGGCACAGGACTTTGGTGGCTGGGTGGTTGCTGCCGGACTACTGAGCTTGGCAGGCCTGGTAGTAGTGGCTAACTTGATGAGAAGCAAAGGGCCTTATGTAGATGTTGGCTTAACCACCGAGGCGGCGGCCCTACTCATGTACGCCATAGGAGCTTACCTGGCACTAGGCAGCGGGACTGTAGCCGTGGCTGTTGGTGCCACAGTTGCTGTGCTGCTTCACCTGAAAGACACCCTCCACAACCTCATCTCAAGGATTGGGCAGAGGGACCTAAAGGCAATCATGCAGTTTGTGGTGATCTCGCTCGTGATCCTGCCGGTTCTTCCAGATGACACCTACGGCCCTTATAATGTACTGAACCCTTACAACATCTGGCTAATGGTGGTACTGATTGTAGGAATTGGCCTCTCAGGTTATTTTGCCTACAAAATCTTTGGCCAGAAAGCCGGAACGCTCTTGGGCGGTATTCTAGGTGGTTTGATTTCCAGCACGGCCACCACGGTAAGTTATGCCCGCCGCACCAAAGACAGCAGCAACACGAGTAGCAACCTGGCTACCCTTGTGATCTTTACAGCCTCAGCTGTATCGTTTGCACGCATCATAACTGAAGTAGCAGTAGTGGCACCAGGTACTGTTGCCACAGTGGCTCCCCCACTTGCAGCTGTACTGCTGCTGATGCTGCTGCTGGGGGCTGTTATGTACTTTTTTAAAAGAGATGAAACAGACAAGATGCCCGAGCAGGAAAACCCTGCGCAACTAAAGATGGCATTAGTTTTCGGAGCTATTTATGCTGCTGTTATCCTTGCTACCTCTTTTGCTAAAGAACAACTCGGTAGTAGTGGCCTGTACATGGTGGCCATCGTTTCCGGGTTAACGGATGTGGATGCTATTACTTTATCTACCTCGCGCCTTATGCAAACGGGCAACCTGGAACTAAACAATGGCTGGCGCCTTATTCTGGTAGCTGCACTTTCAAATTTAGTCTTCAAAGCTGTTTTGGTCGGCCTGCTGGGGAACCGATCTGCCTTTAGCAGAATAGCAGTTCTGTTTGGTATTGTGCTGGTTGCCGGCCTGCTGGTACTTTGGCTGTGGCCAGAAGAGTTTAGCCTCCTTTCCAGCTTAACTGCCCAATAACTCACTAAACCATCACACAGTTAAATCAACCAGCCTGAGCAGTGGGAAAGAATCAATAGAAAGCCGCTAAAGGCATAAAATTTCTCATAAATAAAAGTATATTGCATTCAGAAGCTTAGCTAGTAAAGCTGACCTTTTTCAGGCTTCACACGGTTTATAGAAAGCAAATTACTTTAACCCAATTTCCCACACCATGTCTAACACCTCCCTTAAGTCAAAGCCGACTGCCTCGCCGGAGCTTAATCGCTCGGGCAGTACCAGTGCCATGGCCATTATTGGTGCCTTGTTCTTCATTTTTGGCTTCGTTACCTGGCTAAACTCCCTGCTGATTCCTTACCTGGAGATCGCCTGCCAGCTAACTAAGTTTCAGTCATTCTTCGTGACTTTCGCCTTCTACATTGCTTACCTGGTGATGGCACCTCTCTCCACCCGTACTTTAAAGAAGTTTGGGTTCAAGAATGGTATGTCGGTGGCTTTGATCTTGATGGCAGCAGGCGCCCTGCTTTTCATCCCGGCCGCCATGACACGTATTTATGGTCTGTTTCTGCTTGGCTTGTTTATCATGGGTAGCGGCTTGGCTATTCTACAAACGGCTTCCAACCCGTACATCACGATTGTAGGACCAGCAGAGAGTGCTGCCAAACGCATCAGCATTATGGGTATCTGTAATAAAATTGCCGGTGCACTTGCCCCAATTATCCTGGGCTTGTTCCTGCACCTTGATAATGCAGATAACCTTCGCTCCGATTTAGCAGGTATGACTGAGGTGGACAGAGTAGCCGCCTTGAATGAGATGGCACTTCGCGTAATCCCACCTTATATTGGCATTATAGCTGTGCTTTTGATCCTGGCTTTCTGGGTGTACAAGTCTAGCCTACCAGAAATTGACACAGATGAAGAGGATGAAGCAGTAGCATCATCGAACGTTGGTAAGAATAGCGTATTTGACTTCCCGCACGTACTGCTTGGCGTATTTACACTGTTCCTGTATGTAGGTGTAGAGGTAATTGCTGGCGACTCAATTATCAGCTACGGTGTCTCACAAGGCATACCTCTTACGACTGCCAAGTTCTTTACCAGTGCCACTATGGTGTCGATGGTAATTGGCTACGTCATCGGCATTGTCACTATACCCAAGTATATTAAGCAAGAGAATGCCTTGAAGCTTTGTGCTATTGTGGGCGTTCTTTTCTCTCTAGGTGCCATCTTCACTTCAGGCTATGTCTCTGTTTCTTTTATTGCACTGCTTGGTTTTGCTAACTCGCTCATGTGGCCAGCCATTTGGCCACTGGCTTTGGCCGGTGTAGGCCGCTTTACAAAGGCAGCTTCATCCTTACTGGTGATGGGCATTGCAGGTGGAGCGGTAGTACCGCTTATCTATGGAGCCCTGGCCGATGTTTGGAACTCGCAGCAGGCTTATTGGATCATGGTGCCATGCTACCTGTTCATCTGGTTCTACTCTACTGCAGGACATAAAGTGGGCCGTAAGGTTTAAAAGCTTTAACATTTCTAAAACATACTAGCAATGCCCCGCCTACAAGCGGGGCATTGCCTTTTTATAGCTGGCCCCAAACATGTCCTGGCAGAGCTCTTACCTCCACTATCCATCCCTATCAAACTCATGCCGTATAGTTTAAGAAAAACGAATAGCATGAACAAAATTCAACTAGGACGTACCAAGCAGAGCACTACAGATGCCGTGAACCAAGAGACAGACAGGCAAACCTTAGACAACTTAGACCGCTATGGATATGACGGCCCCGAAGCCATAGAGTACCGGCTAAAGGAGCTGGATAAAGAGTGGGATATGGAGCGGGTAATGGCAGTGAAGGCATCTGTACTTAGTTTAACCGGCCTGGCACTGGGAGCAAAAAAAGACAAGCGATGGTTTGTTTTGCCAGGCCTTGTAGCTTCTTTCCTCCTGCAACATGGGTTACAAGGGTGGTGCCCACCATTGCCTATACTGCGGAGGCTTGGGTTTAGGACAAGAAAGGAGATTGAGGAAGAACGTTATGCCTTGAAGGCCCTAAGAGGAGATTTTAACAGGGTGCTTGGTGCTACAATGCCGGAAGGCGTACTAAACGTCATCAGGTCTTGATGCCTGACACATGCCCCCTTTCCTGTTTAAAATAAAAACGAGGCTGGCCATCACGAACTTTCGTAATAACCAGCCTCGCAAATTTTTAAGAAATTCTACAGCAGATTTTCTTTTACATAAGTATAACTCTGGGTTATACTCTGGAAAGGATCTTTGGAGAAGTTTTCCTGCTCCACCAGTATATGTTTCACTCCTGCTACTTTAGCGTTATTGAAAATCTCTTTGAAGTTGATGGAGCCTGAGCCTACTTCTGTATTGATGGTAGGAGTAGACTTGTCCATGTCTTTCACGTGCCACAGCTCAAATCTACCTTCGTTTTCCTTAAACAGCTTTACCGGATCCAGACCAGCGCGAACTACCCAGTAAAGGTCCAGCTCAAACTTGACAAGATTAGGATCGGTCTCTGATAGCAGGATATCGTATCCAGTCGTATCGCCCAGGTTCTTAAACTCAAAGTCGTGGTTGTGGTAAGCCAAAGTTAAACCAGCCGCATTACACTCCTCTGCTGCCTTAGAAAGGCGCTGAGCCACGTGGCGGTAATCACCGGCCGTCTGACGCAGGTTCTCGCCCAGATAAGGCACTATAATATACTTCATATCCACAGCCTTAGCCGCTTCTATGTAAGACTGCAGGTCCTCATCTTTACCGCTTATGTAGGCATCAAAACCAAAGTGGCCACTAGGTGTGGTTAGTTTATTCTTCTTAAGCAGCTGAGAGAACTCTTTGGGAGTTAAACCCCAGAAACCATTTTCTTTAGAATAGCCATAGGTTTCGACCTCTTTGTATCCGGCCTTAGCAACTTTACCAATAACCCCTTGCACATCCTTAGGCAGTTGCTCGCGCAAAGTGTAAAGCTGTATACCTACGTTCTGATTTGCCTTAGCCATTACGCAGCTTGGTACCAGAAGTACACCTGCTGTCAGTAAGCTTGCCTGCTGCAGAAAATTTCTTCTTGTTGTCATCTATGGTTTTCTTGAGGTTAATTTATTTAGAGAGAAAACTGTTACTGGTTTAAAATTCAAGTTTGACTATACGTCGCATAGCTGGACTGCTTCTTTGAGAGAGGCTATCTTGTCTGGCTGCACAGGTATAAACTCCTGGGCAACATACCCTTTGAACCCTGTCTCTACGATGGCCTTCATGATAGCAGGATAGTAAAGCTCTTGTGTCTCGTCTATCTCGTGCCTACCTGGTACACCAGCTGTATGGTAGTGTGCGATGTAGGGGTGGTTGTTACGAATAGTGCGGATCACGTCGCCTTCGTCAATCTGCATGTGGTAAATGTCGTAGAGCAGCTTGAAGTTCTCAGAACCTAACCGCTTAGCCAGTTCTACTCCCCAGGCAGTGGTGTCGGCTTGGTAATCTTTGTGATCT is a genomic window containing:
- a CDS encoding sensor histidine kinase, encoding MEVKLSTVSTFETGATWSLPEVRNVTQNRMLLHLAFWTVYVVFFGLLYGSYIDDYYNAFMVELVELPFKMGLVYFNMYYLMPRYLLQKRYLEFFVYLLLLMGAIAGLMQFVLLPFLIHPIFCPTTCTEDSLTMVRFVKNIVNINYVVAITAVIALLKHWYSHQQAARNLTQDKLEAELKFLKGQVHPHFLFNTLNSLYSLTLKKSDKAPEVVLKLSGLMDYMLHDANAAMVPLDKELEYIKNYIALEQVRYGERVEVQFSATGSIAGKQIAPMMLLPFVENAFKHGVSTETHDAWIRIDVKVTDEKLVLLVENCKCAERASKSSRDLASGIGLKNLQRRLELLYEGRYELEVEDEPDSYAARLEIIFE
- a CDS encoding DUF1579 family protein; its protein translation is MKKFIVSVLAAVLLAVAAPVTMAQEQGAITSAEANLLLRKIAGNWLVSHYAWQPESKTYYQATGKASVSNAHQGSYLHEKTDVMQPDGSYRHRECFLGYSQAKSRFELIQADELSNNTTLLVGQWHPEYNAITLAPVDGLKKGDVNSQEYVYLFLPEGMLLKIVRTMDEEGNYLIHSQDYYAPQRTAGL
- a CDS encoding MGMT family protein, translating into MAKKDSKENFFQNVYEVVQLIPRGRVTSYGAIASYLGAKGSARMVGWALIAAHPFSASQVPTHRVVNRNGMLTGKQHFEGANAMQERLEQEGVRVENDKVVNFDKLFWDPQKELL
- a CDS encoding efflux RND transporter periplasmic adaptor subunit: MNKTLKTILILVAVTAIGYFVYKQFPAEPEKIARADGGGGPMAQQVAVDVYVVSPSAFQNRITTTGTVLPNEDVELRSEIAGRVTGINFEEGSRVRKGQLLLTVNDADLRAQLQKLESNQKLYREMEERQRTLLEKEYISAQEYDQVSNQLATATADIQALKATMAKAYVRAPFDGVIGLRQVSEGSYVSATTPIARIVDVSPVKIDFAIPGRHSQQVKQGDKISFTVEGNPETYQASIYAIQPNIDPTTRTLQIRALFDNKNQEVKPGAFVNVSLALKESDDAILIPTEAIIPEATGHKIYLAKNGKAVPKMVKIGQRSETLIQIMEGVTPGDTIIRSGILQVRDGSKLNIRKVQSAEEVLATPNTTQSGTEETAG
- a CDS encoding efflux RND transporter permease subunit: MASLSNISIRRPVLAIVMSITIIVFGFIGITYLGVREYPSVDPPIVSVRTTYTGANAETIESEITEPLEESINGIAGIRTLTSSSSEGNSNITVEFNLDVDLETAANDVRDRVSRAQRRLPEDAEPPTVEKADADANPILFLGIRSEVRSLLELSDIGLNVFKEQLQTIPGVSEIMIWGDKRYAMRLWMDPVKLAALRVTPLEVQTALQRQNVELPSGSIEGATTELSVRTMGRISTPEEFNNLIIRQDADRLIRFRDIGHAQLSPENEKTVLRYNGIPMIGVVLVPQPGSNQIEIADEFYRRLEHIKKDIPEDLQLTIGFDNSQYIRASIAEVQETIFVAFGLVVVIIFLFLRDWRSTLIPVVAIPVSLIGAFFIMYVMDFSINVLTLLGIVLAIGLVVDDAIVMLENIYTRIEDGQEPMKAAKKGSAEIYFAIISTTVALAAVFMPVAFLEDTTGRLFREFGIVVAGSVIISSFVSLTLTPMMSSRILKRRERPNWFYRKTEPFFTSLTNSYRSSLESFMRVRWVAFILIVVAGGTIWWQMSTLQSELTPEEDRSGLRINATGPEGASFEFMDQYMNELTALVNDSVQGISSITSMTRNSNSGFIRLRLVSPEERDKTQQQIVEGLPALINQIPGARAFASGDKGLGGGRGSGQPVQFVVQSQNMEKLREIIPPFLEAAQQDPTFNFVDVNLKFNKPELRVEIDREKAQSLGVSVRDIAQTMQLGLSGQRFGYFVKGGKQYQILGQVARENRSEPLDLRSLYVKNSAGELIQLDNLIELKEESASPQVYRFNRFAAATFSASLAKGKTIGDGIEAMDAIADKVLDETFQTSLTGQSRDFSESSGSLMFAFLLALGLIYLALSAQFESFRDPVIIMFTVPLALSGALLSLWFFDQTLNIFSQIGMIMLVGLVTKNGILLVEFANQRKEEGLTKLEAATDAAVSRFRPILMTSLSTILGTLPIALALGTGAESRVPMGIAVVGGLILATGLTLYVIPAVYSYFSSAEANVIPGSNDDEQEEQPKKQPAAYAQV
- a CDS encoding TolC family protein — protein: MSQEKLSLEQAIRIGLQNNFDIQIATKQEAVAENNVTLGNAGFLPAIDGNARRNFSENNSRQEFQTGPDRVRSGASSNNIGYGVNLNWVVFDGLGMFINLERLKTLEKSGELFTKQTVENTLADITASYYEVARQSFKIRALQDAIAISEARVEIAQAQYEVGVSAKVEILRAQVDYNADRSELLLQQELLQNAKINLNQLLGRSPNIDFEVTDSIVVDPSLNYSIANSNLYAANPLLQRLQLDRQLAHLDIRAVRASRFPTVGFSSAYNFSRSEAEPLNEFQARFNQNRGYNYGLTLSVPIFNGFNINRQAQNARINLEAADLELKREENRLQSDLARAYSQYANRLQLLELEEVNVKLAQENAEIALERYKLGLLTAIELREAQRNELVASNRLIDIQYQAKTAEVELKRLTSSLVQEGQL